In Campylobacter mucosalis, a single window of DNA contains:
- a CDS encoding retention module-containing protein, with product MATQVGIVKQATGSVIAVDANGNQRILHVGDAIFMGEVVKAQANASTVLSMDNGSEVSVGANDVIAIDSSVSQGQSFGDESVVADLSDLQKAILNGADLTNLEETAAGGNAGSGGAGGTAQINQAYFADGGHYSNINVRYRELGDNNFGELSPFNGVDGAPGDGETLATIAPINPPRVISIDNKHPSAPTNDTTPAIKVDIDFGKVPALFDNNGNFIPADTTDNGDGTWTLIPKDAIDNPNNLNVAATDPNTNRESIPVPVRPNIDVTPPNLTIDLIKNGDTTVTGKTEPGAQVEVTFPNGEKVSVTANDDGSYTAQIPDGVTLSDGNKVTVVAKDEAGNTTTPVETTIDRVAPDVKIDIIKNGDTAVTGTTEPGAKVEVTLPNGVKLPPVTADEKGKYSAELPKDLVLKDGDKVTAVATDPSNNTTNTPSQTIIDRTAPVDIEFATEIRTGDHVNPFGRPVTITLQDKEVDADKFAIKIKDENGNVLFDFTRNISTDGKATFTFYTNGDDLPRLQNINLEVVAMKNGKPATDNSGNEARVSKVSEAVQIEAPVITKAQDNVGSKTGDLTSGAKTDDTTPTIQGTTKYPHSTIGIFDKDGNLVGEGKADPQGNFSIELKTPLTTQGENPLTAAIINERTESFSNDPVKSVSNKSGTFNVNVDTDAPNSITIDLIKNGDTTVTGKTEPGAKVEVTFPNGEKVSVTANDDGSYTAQIPNGVTLSDGNKVTVVAKDEAGNTTTPVETTIDRVAPDVKIDIIKNGDTAVTGTTEPGAKVEVTLPNGVKLPPVTADEKGKYSAELPKDLVLKDGDKVTAVATDPSNNTTNTPSQTIIDRTAPVDIEFATEIRTGDHVNPFGRPVTITLQDKEVDADKFAIKIKDENGNVLFDFTRNISTDGKATFTFYTNGDDLPRLQNINLEVVAMKNGKPATDNSGNEARVSKVSEAVQIEAPVITKAQDNTGSKQGDLTSGAKTDDTTPTIQGTTKYPHSTIGIFDKDGNLVGEGKADPQGNFSIELKTPLTTQGENPLTAAIINERTESFSNDPVKSVSNKSGTFNVNVDTDASDVDVVANRNGDVSVVVSNNDGERLTISYTATDGSKKEAVYTKGANGVWSTTSTDANIDKTSVANANGNQVINIKDAGTQNGTEVKATMVDSTGNEGSDQATAKTPLQAPTITYGEDTDTNGSLTRDESSKDGNTAKTTATVTLSNEAAAGDVLTIKDELGNVIGKYNVVDNNNGNLELQPDNSVDNSQNKVVNGKSVEVPATFNITGSNTDTSASITAEISTTDGSNITQSLTKAISTEKLGDISLDFYEGDHKMPYEDWQNGGATKEQAKSDGDIKNATAKITLPTNIATGDVINIKITDNVDGTISGTTLTPNVVDVSVKVTKNADGTFTFTETTNTGKVGTKTIAPSNGSIVLDVEKVPTHSRDEVVNKFKDSGLGNSQFSTSVKVDLVGSGGEVRSATKYHQIMKDMNELKISYEDDTNKDGTLSVTENFKDGDTTKTNVIIDLPYAAKVGDVVNVEFKVGDEVKENKTITIDADMKKADKITLQAPVESGKSAETSVSITTKDDKGVSQTHKANASVNVDADTAPEKPVITEITDDVVGGVANGKIGKNGVTNDATPTIKGTATAGTEIKVYDGNTLIGTTKADNSGNWTLSTSALKDGSHNITAVAESLTGIKSPKSDAYDINVDTKVGIEIKADGEVVTTDAGNAKPVVTVDGKVVTLESNNGKLYIPKGSLNANSKISATVTDEAGNTAKVDTTVKVATKYVDATDEIPETQNGLTGKMWSWGGVANNNLSTFNTHADNHNVEIRNQIAKTGNDLGTTYSGWNIVRSVAHNTTQVYSFGGTTLVKGAKIENGKSKMYVEYLSANGTPASGNEVKLIVKVDGKEEFTSVGWSGSSSSNGGGWVNNIIFDVPNLNGKHDVEVVVGVWNPQYNRAVVGIIDENGNKIPLGQGGGTIETKVYTEPFDDNGLVYDENTNTYKKPISEVSFVTDSSKTGYDVDGTDNVDTIDHSSSTKGEYIDGKGGNDTIKAGSGNDTIDGGNGADTIDAGAGDDKIVFDQDDTKVDGGAGRDTLIINKDIDFSNISNLDNKVENIEALQLGGDGKAGAVKVTLDANAVKAIKDSSGILEVNGDSDDVLNLKGFSKLTGQNDKAELDKVAQDNNVDQSTHDVYKSTSAGETVYIEVDKMVKVEDVQ from the coding sequence ATGGCAACACAAGTAGGGATCGTCAAGCAGGCGACCGGTAGCGTTATCGCAGTAGATGCGAATGGCAACCAAAGAATTTTACACGTAGGCGATGCTATTTTTATGGGCGAAGTCGTTAAGGCGCAAGCTAATGCTAGCACAGTCTTATCAATGGATAACGGCAGCGAAGTAAGCGTTGGTGCTAATGATGTTATAGCTATAGATAGTAGCGTATCACAAGGTCAAAGCTTTGGAGATGAGTCAGTTGTGGCTGATTTATCTGATTTACAAAAAGCTATTTTAAATGGTGCAGATTTAACAAATTTAGAAGAAACTGCAGCAGGCGGTAACGCAGGTAGTGGAGGTGCAGGTGGCACAGCCCAAATAAATCAAGCATACTTTGCTGATGGCGGACACTACTCAAACATAAATGTCAGATACAGAGAACTTGGAGATAATAACTTTGGTGAATTATCGCCATTTAACGGCGTAGATGGTGCTCCAGGTGACGGCGAAACGCTAGCTACAATAGCACCTATAAATCCACCAAGGGTTATATCAATTGATAACAAACATCCATCAGCTCCAACAAACGATACTACACCAGCTATTAAGGTGGACATAGATTTTGGTAAAGTACCTGCTTTATTTGATAATAATGGTAACTTTATCCCAGCTGACACGACAGATAATGGCGATGGCACTTGGACTTTAATACCAAAAGATGCTATTGATAATCCAAATAATTTAAATGTAGCCGCAACCGATCCAAATACAAATAGAGAGTCGATCCCAGTGCCTGTTAGACCGAATATTGACGTAACACCTCCAAACCTAACAATCGATCTAATCAAAAATGGCGATACAACAGTAACTGGAAAAACAGAACCAGGTGCACAAGTAGAAGTAACATTCCCTAACGGAGAAAAAGTTTCAGTTACAGCTAATGATGATGGTAGCTACACAGCACAAATTCCAGATGGTGTAACTCTAAGCGATGGCAACAAAGTAACAGTAGTCGCAAAAGATGAAGCAGGCAACACAACAACACCAGTAGAGACAACTATTGATAGAGTAGCGCCAGACGTAAAAATAGACATAATCAAAAATGGTGATACAGCAGTAACTGGAACAACAGAACCAGGTGCAAAAGTAGAAGTAACACTTCCTAACGGAGTTAAACTACCACCAGTTACAGCAGATGAAAAGGGTAAATACTCAGCAGAGCTTCCAAAAGATTTAGTATTAAAAGATGGCGATAAAGTAACAGCAGTTGCAACAGATCCAAGCAACAACACAACAAATACACCATCTCAGACAATCATTGATAGAACTGCACCAGTTGATATAGAATTTGCAACTGAAATAAGAACAGGTGATCACGTAAATCCATTTGGTAGACCAGTAACTATAACACTACAAGATAAAGAAGTCGATGCAGATAAATTTGCTATTAAGATTAAAGATGAAAATGGCAATGTTCTATTTGACTTTACAAGAAATATATCAACTGATGGCAAAGCAACATTTACATTCTACACAAATGGTGATGATCTACCACGATTACAAAACATCAACCTAGAAGTTGTAGCTATGAAAAATGGCAAACCAGCAACAGACAACTCAGGCAATGAAGCTAGAGTTAGCAAGGTATCAGAGGCTGTACAGATTGAGGCACCAGTTATCACAAAAGCTCAAGATAATGTAGGTAGTAAAACAGGTGATTTAACAAGTGGAGCAAAAACAGATGATACAACTCCAACTATCCAAGGCACAACAAAATACCCACACTCTACAATAGGTATATTTGATAAAGACGGTAACCTAGTAGGCGAGGGTAAAGCAGATCCACAAGGAAATTTCAGCATTGAGCTAAAAACTCCATTAACAACACAAGGTGAAAACCCATTAACAGCTGCTATAATCAACGAAAGAACCGAAAGCTTCTCAAACGATCCAGTTAAATCAGTATCAAACAAATCAGGCACATTTAATGTTAATGTTGATACGGATGCTCCAAACAGCATAACAATCGATCTAATCAAAAATGGCGATACAACAGTAACTGGAAAAACAGAACCAGGTGCAAAAGTAGAAGTAACATTCCCTAACGGAGAAAAAGTTTCAGTTACAGCTAATGATGATGGTAGCTACACAGCACAAATTCCAAATGGTGTAACTCTAAGCGATGGCAACAAAGTAACAGTAGTCGCAAAAGATGAAGCAGGCAACACAACAACACCAGTAGAGACAACTATTGATAGAGTAGCGCCAGACGTAAAAATAGACATAATCAAAAATGGTGATACAGCAGTAACTGGAACAACAGAACCAGGTGCAAAAGTAGAAGTAACACTTCCTAACGGAGTTAAACTACCACCAGTTACAGCAGATGAAAAGGGTAAATACTCAGCAGAGCTTCCAAAAGATTTAGTATTAAAAGATGGCGATAAAGTAACAGCAGTTGCAACAGATCCAAGCAACAACACAACAAATACACCATCTCAGACAATCATTGATAGAACTGCACCAGTTGATATAGAATTTGCAACTGAAATAAGAACAGGTGATCACGTAAATCCATTTGGTAGACCAGTAACTATAACACTACAAGATAAAGAAGTCGATGCAGATAAATTTGCTATTAAGATTAAAGATGAAAATGGCAATGTTCTATTTGACTTTACAAGAAATATATCAACTGATGGCAAAGCAACATTTACATTCTACACAAATGGTGATGATCTACCACGATTACAAAACATCAACCTAGAAGTTGTAGCTATGAAAAATGGCAAACCAGCAACAGACAACTCAGGCAATGAAGCTAGAGTTAGCAAGGTATCAGAGGCTGTACAGATTGAGGCACCAGTTATCACAAAAGCTCAAGATAATACAGGTAGCAAACAAGGTGATTTAACAAGTGGAGCAAAAACAGATGATACAACTCCAACTATCCAAGGCACAACAAAATACCCACACTCTACAATAGGTATATTTGATAAAGACGGTAACCTAGTAGGCGAGGGTAAAGCAGATCCACAAGGAAATTTCAGCATTGAGCTAAAAACTCCATTAACAACACAAGGTGAAAACCCATTAACAGCTGCTATAATCAACGAAAGAACCGAAAGCTTCTCAAACGATCCAGTTAAATCAGTATCAAACAAATCAGGCACATTTAATGTTAATGTTGATACGGATGCTTCTGATGTTGACGTAGTAGCCAATAGAAACGGCGATGTAAGCGTAGTAGTTTCAAACAATGATGGAGAGAGGCTAACCATATCTTACACAGCGACTGATGGCTCTAAAAAAGAGGCTGTATATACAAAAGGTGCTAACGGCGTATGGAGCACTACAAGCACTGATGCAAATATTGACAAAACATCAGTTGCCAACGCAAACGGCAACCAGGTTATTAACATCAAAGACGCTGGAACACAAAATGGCACAGAAGTTAAAGCAACTATGGTTGATTCGACTGGTAACGAAGGTAGCGATCAGGCGACAGCTAAAACTCCGCTTCAAGCACCTACTATCACTTACGGCGAAGACACCGACACTAACGGTTCTCTAACAAGAGATGAGTCATCAAAAGATGGCAACACAGCTAAAACTACAGCGACTGTTACACTATCTAACGAGGCAGCAGCTGGAGATGTCCTAACTATCAAAGATGAGTTAGGCAACGTGATCGGTAAATATAACGTAGTTGATAATAACAATGGCAACCTAGAGCTACAACCTGATAATTCAGTCGATAACAGCCAAAACAAAGTTGTAAATGGAAAATCTGTCGAAGTTCCTGCTACGTTTAATATAACTGGAAGCAACACAGATACATCTGCAAGTATCACAGCTGAAATTTCGACAACAGATGGAAGCAACATAACTCAAAGCTTGACAAAAGCTATTAGCACAGAAAAACTTGGCGATATATCACTTGACTTTTATGAGGGCGATCATAAAATGCCTTATGAGGATTGGCAAAATGGCGGTGCCACAAAAGAACAAGCTAAGTCTGACGGCGATATTAAAAACGCAACAGCTAAGATCACGCTACCGACAAATATTGCTACTGGCGATGTTATAAATATCAAAATAACTGATAATGTAGACGGAACAATATCTGGCACAACTCTAACGCCTAATGTTGTGGATGTTTCAGTTAAAGTTACTAAAAATGCTGACGGCACATTTACATTTACTGAAACTACAAACACAGGTAAAGTGGGCACTAAAACGATAGCACCTAGCAACGGTTCTATTGTGCTAGATGTAGAAAAAGTTCCTACACACTCTCGTGATGAAGTGGTAAATAAATTTAAAGATAGCGGACTTGGAAATAGTCAATTTAGCACGAGCGTCAAAGTAGATCTAGTTGGAAGCGGTGGTGAAGTTAGATCAGCTACTAAGTATCATCAGATCATGAAAGATATGAATGAACTTAAGATCAGCTACGAGGACGACACTAACAAAGATGGCACACTATCTGTGACAGAGAATTTCAAAGACGGCGATACGACTAAGACAAATGTCATAATCGACCTACCTTATGCTGCAAAAGTAGGCGATGTCGTCAATGTGGAATTTAAAGTTGGTGATGAAGTCAAAGAAAATAAAACCATAACTATAGATGCGGATATGAAAAAAGCCGATAAGATCACACTACAAGCTCCTGTCGAGAGTGGTAAGAGTGCTGAAACTAGTGTATCTATCACAACTAAAGATGATAAGGGTGTCAGCCAAACTCACAAAGCTAACGCAAGTGTAAATGTAGACGCCGACACAGCCCCTGAAAAACCTGTCATTACAGAGATAACAGATGATGTGGTAGGTGGAGTTGCAAATGGCAAGATAGGTAAAAATGGTGTTACAAATGACGCTACTCCAACCATCAAAGGCACTGCAACAGCAGGAACTGAGATCAAAGTATATGACGGCAATACACTAATAGGCACTACAAAAGCTGATAATAGCGGCAACTGGACGCTAAGCACATCTGCTCTAAAAGATGGCTCACACAACATCACAGCTGTTGCTGAGAGCCTAACTGGCATAAAATCTCCTAAGTCTGATGCTTATGATATCAATGTAGATACAAAAGTTGGTATCGAGATCAAGGCTGACGGCGAAGTGGTAACCACAGACGCTGGTAACGCAAAACCTGTGGTTACCGTAGACGGAAAAGTTGTAACGTTAGAGAGCAATAATGGCAAACTTTACATACCAAAAGGTAGCCTAAATGCAAATAGTAAAATTTCAGCAACAGTGACAGACGAAGCTGGAAATACAGCGAAAGTTGATACAACAGTAAAAGTTGCTACTAAGTATGTTGATGCCACAGATGAAATTCCTGAAACACAAAATGGCTTAACAGGAAAAATGTGGTCTTGGGGCGGTGTTGCAAACAACAATCTATCAACATTTAATACACACGCAGATAATCACAATGTTGAGATTAGAAACCAAATTGCAAAAACTGGTAACGATTTAGGCACTACATATAGTGGTTGGAATATAGTAAGATCAGTAGCTCACAATACAACTCAGGTATATTCATTTGGTGGCACTACACTAGTTAAAGGTGCTAAGATTGAAAACGGCAAGAGCAAAATGTATGTTGAGTATTTAAGTGCTAATGGAACACCTGCTAGTGGTAACGAAGTTAAATTGATTGTTAAAGTAGATGGCAAAGAGGAATTTACAAGTGTTGGATGGTCTGGTTCTTCATCTTCAAACGGTGGCGGTTGGGTAAATAACATCATATTTGATGTTCCAAATCTAAACGGCAAACACGACGTAGAAGTAGTTGTTGGTGTATGGAATCCACAATATAATAGAGCTGTTGTTGGTATAATTGATGAAAATGGAAACAAAATTCCATTAGGTCAAGGTGGTGGTACAATAGAAACGAAAGTATATACTGAGCCATTTGATGATAATGGTTTAGTGTATGATGAGAACACTAATACTTATAAAAAACCTATTAGTGAAGTTTCGTTTGTTACAGATTCAAGCAAAACAGGCTATGACGTAGACGGCACAGACAACGTTGATACTATCGATCACTCAAGCTCTACAAAAGGCGAGTATATCGACGGCAAAGGTGGAAACGACACTATCAAAGCTGGTAGCGGAAACGACACCATAGACGGTGGAAATGGTGCTGATACTATAGACGCTGGTGCTGGTGACGATAAGATCGTGTTTGATCAAGACGATACCAAAGTAGACGGCGGAGCAGGTCGCGATACTCTAATCATCAATAAAGATATCGACTTTAGCAATATATCAAATTTGGATAATAAAGTTGAAAATATCGAAGCTCTACAACTAGGCGGTGATGGTAAAGCTGGTGCAGTTAAAGTTACGCTAGATGCCAATGCTGTAAAAGCTATCAAAGATAGTTCAGGTATCCTTGAGGTCAACGGTGATAGCGATGATGTGCTAAATCTAAAGGGCTTTAGTAAGCTTACAGGACAAAATGATAAGGCTGAACTAGACAAAGTCGCTCAAGACAACAACGTAGATCAGTCTACACACGATGTATATAAATCGACTTCGGCAGGGGAAACCGTGTATATCGAAGTTGATAAGATGGTCAAAGTAGAGGACGTCCAGTAG
- a CDS encoding type II toxin-antitoxin system RelE/ParE family toxin: MVIFKSQFKDELKRIYGYIKQDSKDRANNFISELIKKLENIENNPFMYRKSLYFDDDSKKGFYF, translated from the coding sequence ATGGTAATCTTTAAAAGTCAGTTTAAAGATGAACTAAAACGCATATATGGTTATATCAAGCAAGACAGCAAGGATAGAGCAAATAATTTTATATCAGAGCTAATTAAAAAATTAGAAAATATAGAGAATAACCCATTTATGTATCGTAAATCTTTATATTTTGATGATGATAGCAAAAAGGGATTTTATTTTTAA